Proteins encoded by one window of Yersinia massiliensis:
- the cspE gene encoding transcription antiterminator/RNA stability regulator CspE yields the protein MSNMMKGQVKWFNESKGFGFITPADGSKDVFVHFSAIQDQGFKTLAEGQNVQFSIENGAKGPSAANVTAI from the coding sequence ATGTCTAACATGATGAAAGGTCAAGTAAAGTGGTTCAACGAGTCTAAAGGCTTCGGTTTCATCACTCCAGCTGATGGCAGCAAAGACGTGTTCGTTCACTTCTCTGCTATCCAAGATCAAGGCTTCAAGACCCTGGCTGAAGGCCAGAACGTACAGTTCTCTATCGAGAACGGTGCTAAAGGTCCGTCTGCAGCAAACGTAACTGCAATCTAA
- the dsrB gene encoding protein DsrB: protein MKVNDRVTVKTDGGPRREGVVLEVEQFSEGVMYLVSLEDYPAGVWFFNEIDSHDGTFVEPLHK, encoded by the coding sequence ATGAAAGTGAACGATCGGGTGACGGTAAAGACTGATGGCGGCCCACGACGTGAAGGGGTTGTTTTAGAGGTTGAGCAGTTTAGTGAAGGTGTCATGTACCTGGTTTCACTGGAAGATTACCCAGCAGGCGTTTGGTTCTTCAATGAAATTGATAGCCATGATGGGACGTTTGTGGAACCACTTCACAAATAG
- a CDS encoding methyl-accepting chemotaxis protein: MKRGSTHQPLNRNMTTEQTQSTKVLFVNNMRLVSLFIAILAGILLLFAAAIGTSGYFLKQSNQSLAEATQELDIRLGLSNSSNYLRTARLILIQAASSARIGDAQGYQQGLKNAENWMAQSQQMFNLYSNRPVKSATDTALDGPLKKAYEEYRDTGMKPMLDATKEGHFEEVISLEAEKLSPLDTAYNEPLLKALKYRTEQATQINLTAQQEARLGYLLMGGAFILAILLTLIAFLVISKVIIKPINWLVERIQRIAQGDLTQTPIAFGRNEIGVLGNNIQQMQDSLSTTVEAVRSSADSIYQGSSEIALGNTDLSARTEQQAASLEQTAASMEQLTATVKQNAENAHHASQLAANASAKAAQGGDIVDDVVTTMDKISLSSMRIAEITNVINSIAFQTNILALNAAVEAARAGEQGRGFAVVASEVRNLAQRSADAAKEIESLIEASVDLIGDGSILVSDAGKAMSEIVTAVTHVTDIMGEIASASDEQSRGISQVAQAVSEMDNVTQQNASLVQEASAAAASLEQQAEVLTQAVAVFQLNGRSAAPRLKTATPTSMSQNQASVNKKSGDDSLNWETF, from the coding sequence ATGAAACGTGGAAGTACGCATCAGCCATTGAACCGAAATATGACAACAGAACAGACTCAAAGTACGAAAGTATTGTTTGTTAACAATATGCGTCTGGTCTCTTTGTTTATCGCCATTTTGGCGGGGATACTGCTGTTATTTGCAGCGGCAATTGGTACATCCGGATACTTTTTAAAACAAAGCAACCAATCACTGGCAGAAGCAACACAAGAGCTGGATATCCGTTTGGGCCTTTCCAATAGCTCAAATTACTTGCGCACAGCGCGGCTTATTTTAATTCAGGCGGCCTCATCAGCGCGAATTGGTGATGCGCAGGGCTACCAGCAAGGTCTAAAAAATGCTGAAAATTGGATGGCGCAGTCGCAGCAGATGTTCAATCTTTACTCTAACCGCCCGGTGAAATCTGCCACCGACACGGCACTCGATGGACCACTGAAAAAAGCCTATGAGGAGTATCGCGACACTGGGATGAAACCCATGTTAGATGCAACCAAAGAGGGACATTTTGAGGAAGTTATTTCCTTGGAAGCAGAAAAACTGAGCCCATTGGATACGGCTTACAATGAACCCTTACTAAAAGCGCTTAAATACCGGACAGAACAAGCCACCCAAATTAATCTCACCGCACAGCAAGAAGCCCGCCTCGGTTACTTATTGATGGGGGGAGCCTTTATCTTAGCGATTTTACTGACATTGATCGCTTTTTTAGTGATCAGCAAAGTCATCATTAAGCCAATTAATTGGCTGGTAGAACGCATACAGCGTATTGCTCAAGGTGACTTGACACAAACACCTATCGCCTTCGGTCGTAATGAGATAGGCGTGTTAGGCAATAATATTCAGCAAATGCAGGATTCTCTTTCCACCACAGTAGAGGCCGTTCGCAGTAGTGCCGACTCTATTTACCAAGGCTCCAGTGAAATCGCATTGGGCAACACTGACCTTTCTGCCCGTACAGAGCAGCAAGCTGCCTCTCTTGAGCAGACTGCCGCCAGCATGGAGCAACTCACCGCAACCGTAAAACAAAATGCCGAGAATGCTCATCATGCCAGCCAACTGGCCGCTAACGCCTCTGCTAAAGCCGCTCAAGGTGGCGATATCGTTGATGATGTTGTTACTACGATGGACAAAATATCGCTCAGTTCGATGAGAATTGCGGAAATTACCAATGTCATTAATAGCATTGCTTTCCAAACCAATATTCTGGCACTCAACGCGGCGGTTGAAGCTGCTCGTGCAGGTGAACAAGGCCGCGGTTTTGCCGTGGTCGCCAGTGAAGTCCGAAATCTGGCCCAGCGCAGCGCCGATGCCGCAAAAGAGATCGAATCATTGATTGAAGCCTCTGTTGATTTGATTGGCGATGGCTCAATCTTAGTATCCGATGCGGGTAAAGCGATGAGTGAAATTGTCACTGCTGTCACTCATGTCACCGATATCATGGGTGAGATAGCCTCTGCTTCCGATGAACAAAGCAGAGGTATCAGCCAAGTAGCGCAAGCCGTTTCAGAAATGGACAATGTGACGCAGCAAAACGCCTCTTTGGTTCAAGAGGCTTCTGCCGCTGCCGCTTCTCTTGAGCAACAAGCTGAAGTCCTGACACAAGCAGTGGCCGTATTTCAATTAAATGGCCGCAGCGCTGCCCCTCGACTTAAAACTGCAACACCAACGTCCATGAGCCAAAATCAAGCTTCTGTAAACAAGAAATCCGGTGATGACTCGCTGAATTGGGAAACATTCTAA